A single Streptomyces sp. 2114.4 DNA region contains:
- a CDS encoding c-type cytochrome, whose product MKKLSARRRHPLAALVVLLFALAVTGGLYAAFAPADKAQADDTAQSLAVKEGKKLFAVGCASCHGTGGQGTSDGPSLVGVGAAAVDFQVGTGRMPAQQPGAQVPRKKNIYTNAQIDQLAAYVASLGPGPSVPSKEQYSADGADIGKGGELFRTNCAQCHNFTGKGGALTDGKFAPTLEGVDPKHIYEAMETGPQNMPSFGDGSLSKENKKDIIAYLGAVNGDESESPGGLDLGGLGPVSEGLFGYIFGLGALIAVAIWVAARTTKAKKS is encoded by the coding sequence GTGAAAAAGCTCTCCGCACGACGGCGCCATCCGCTGGCGGCGCTCGTCGTCCTACTCTTCGCGCTGGCGGTCACTGGGGGGCTGTACGCCGCGTTCGCGCCGGCGGACAAGGCTCAGGCCGATGACACCGCCCAGTCTCTTGCCGTCAAGGAGGGCAAGAAGCTCTTCGCCGTGGGCTGCGCCAGCTGCCACGGCACCGGCGGTCAGGGCACCTCCGACGGCCCGAGCCTGGTCGGCGTCGGCGCCGCAGCCGTGGACTTCCAGGTGGGCACCGGCCGGATGCCGGCCCAGCAGCCCGGCGCCCAGGTGCCGCGGAAGAAGAACATCTACACCAACGCCCAGATCGACCAGCTCGCGGCCTACGTCGCGTCGCTGGGCCCCGGCCCGAGCGTGCCCTCCAAGGAGCAGTACAGCGCCGACGGTGCCGACATCGGCAAGGGCGGCGAGCTGTTCCGCACCAACTGTGCGCAGTGCCACAACTTCACCGGTAAGGGCGGCGCCCTGACCGACGGCAAGTTCGCACCGACGCTCGAAGGCGTGGACCCGAAGCACATCTACGAGGCCATGGAGACCGGCCCGCAGAACATGCCCTCCTTCGGCGACGGCTCGCTGTCGAAGGAGAACAAGAAGGACATCATCGCGTACCTCGGCGCCGTCAACGGCGATGAATCCGAGAGCCCCGGCGGCCTTGACCTCGGCGGTCTCGGTCCGGTCAGTGAGGGTCTCTTCGGCTACATCTTCGGCCTGGGCGCGCTGATCGCGGTCGCCATCTGGGTCGCAGCCCGGACTACGAAGGCCAAGAAGTCATGA
- a CDS encoding heme-copper oxidase subunit III: protein MSVVATATTVETGHAHPSVNRPNLTSVGTIIWLSSELMFFAALFAMYFTLRSVTGEAYWKESASALNLPFSATNTTILVLSSLTCQLGVFAAERGDVKKLRAWFVVTFIMGAIFIGGQVFEYTELVKHEGLSLSSGPYGSVFYLTTGFHGLHVTGGLIAFLLVLGRTYAAKRFTHTQATAAIVVSYYWHFVDVVWIGLFATIYLIR from the coding sequence ATGTCGGTCGTGGCGACAGCAACGACAGTAGAAACCGGGCACGCGCACCCGTCGGTCAATCGGCCGAACCTCACCAGCGTCGGAACCATCATCTGGCTGAGTTCCGAGCTGATGTTCTTCGCGGCCCTCTTCGCGATGTACTTCACCCTTCGATCGGTGACCGGCGAGGCGTATTGGAAGGAATCCGCCAGTGCGCTGAATCTTCCGTTCTCCGCGACCAACACCACGATCCTGGTGCTCAGCTCTCTGACCTGCCAGCTCGGCGTATTCGCCGCCGAGCGCGGCGACGTCAAGAAGCTCCGGGCCTGGTTCGTGGTCACCTTCATCATGGGTGCGATCTTCATCGGCGGTCAGGTCTTCGAGTACACGGAGCTGGTCAAGCACGAGGGCCTGTCGCTCTCGTCCGGCCCGTACGGCTCGGTGTTCTACCTGACCACCGGCTTCCACGGACTGCATGTGACGGGCGGCCTGATCGCCTTCCTGCTGGTCCTGGGCAGGACGTACGCGGCCAAGAGGTTCACCCACACGCAGGCCACCGCGGCCATCGTCGTGTCCTACTACTGGCACTTCGTCGATGTCGTCTGGATCGGCCTCTTCGCCACGATCTACCTGATCCGGTAA